AGGGGCGTGCGCAACCGGTGGGAGAGGTCGGCCGCCAGCTCCCGTTCGTTCGCCAGGAGCTGGACGACCTGGTCGGCCATGGAGTTGAACGCGACGGCCGCGAGCCGCAGCTCCGTCGGGCCCTCCTCGGGGACGCGGGCGCCGAGCCTGCCCTCCCCCAGTTCGCGCGCTCCCTCGACCAGGCGCTTGGCGGGCCGGACCATCCGCACGCCCAGCCGGTCGGCGACCGCGACCGACCCGAGGACCAGCGCGACACCGACCCCGGCGAGCACCGCCCAGGCCGTGCCCACGCCGTTGGTGACCTCGGCCTGGGGCACGTACACCTCGACGACCGCGATCTCGCCGGTGCTGAGCGCGACCGGCTGGAGCAGGGTGGAGCCGCCGGGGACGCCGGTGGTGGAGGCGCGGCCCAGTTTCCGCACGGCCGCGATGTCCTCGTCGGCGGCGCGCTGCCGTCCGAGCTCCAAGGCCTCCTGGCCGTCGCCCGCCGGTAGGTGCACGGTCATGCCGGCGTCGGATCCGGCGGAGGCGACGACCCGTTCGAGCTGGTCGCGGTCGGTGGTGATGGACAGGGCGGGGGCGACGGCGGCGGCCTCCCGCTCGGCGTTGGAGAAGGCGCGGTCCCGGGCCATCTCGCGGATGACGAGTCCGAGCGGCACCGCGAAGGCGAGCACGACCATGGTGGTCACCGCCAGCGCCACCCTGACCAGGGCCCACCTCATCGCGGCGCCTCCGCCCCCGGCGGTTCGAGCTTCACACCGACGCCCCTGAGGGTGTGCAGATAGCGGGGGCTCGCGGCCGTCTCCCCCAGTTTCCGCCGCAGCCAGGACAGATGGACGTCGATGGTCTGGTCGTCGCCGTACGACTGCTGCCAGACCTCGGCCAGCAGTTCCTTGCGGGGGACGACGACTCCGGGCCGGCGGGCCAGGAAGGCGAGCAGGTCGAACTCGCGGCGGGTGAGGTCGAGCCGGGCGCCGTCCAGCTCGGCCTGACGGCGCAGCGGGTCGACGGTCAGGCCGCCGACCCGGAGCACCGGGGAGGGCTGCCCTTCCCCGGAGCCGGAGCGGGCGCGGCGCAGCACGGCCGCCATGCGGGCCGAGAGGTGCTCGACGGAGAAGGGCTTGGTCAGGTAGTCGTCCGCTCCGGCGTTCAGCAGCCGGACGATCTCCGCCTCGTCGTCCCGGGCGGTGGCGACGATCACCGGCACGTCCGTGATGCCGCGCAGCATCTTCAGGGCCTCGGACCCGTCGAGATCGGGCAGTCCGAGGTCCAGGATCACCACGTCGAAGCGGACGTGGGCGACCTCGCGCAGCGCCTCCAGTGCCGTACCGACGCTGCGCACGGTGTGCGAGGCGTCGGTCAGGTGCCGGATGAGCGCCGAGCGTACGAACTGGTCGTCCTCGACCACGAGCACACTTGCCATGCGCCGCACCGTACGCCATCTCGAACAGCCGGGTGCGGGCCTGTGGACAACTGCAGGATTGGGGACAACTCGCCCCTGCGCGGCGCCGGTTCCTGGACAGCGCGCGGGGCGCGTGCGGCAGGATGACCCGCGATGCGCAGAGGACTCGTCCACCTACTGGCCTGGCTGCTCGCCACGGGCGCGGCGGTCACGCTGTCGTGGTGGGGTGTCCACACGGTGCTGGCGGGCACGGCCTACGACCCGCCGCGCGCCCTGCCCATCAAGGCCGCCGACGCGAGCACGCGGGAGCCGAAGCCGCTCGCCACGCCTACGCGCCGGGCGCCTTCGCCGCAGCGGACGCCCACGCCCCCGAGCACCCCGCCGACGGCGGCGCGGCCGGCCCCCGCCCCCGCACGCACCCCCGGCCCGTCCCCCACCGCCAACGGCCGGGTCAGAAGCTACGACACCGACGGCGGCCGGGCGGTGTTCGACCTGGGGACGGCGTCCGCCTCCCTCGTCTCGGCGACTCCGGGCGCGGGCTGGTCGATGCAGGTGTGGAAGACGGAGTCGTGGATCCGCGTGGAGTTCTCCCGGGGCGCGGACCGGGTGTCGGTCTTCTGCACCTGGCACGACGGGCCGCCGCGCGTGGAGATCGGAACCTACTGAGCGCCGGACCAGGTTCCGTGCGCGCCGCGCCCAGCCCCGTGAGCGCCGGACCCCCGCCCCGTGAGCACCGCGCGGGCTATGTGAACGCCGAAGCGGGCGGCGCCGGGGACGCCACCGCCGCGAGATCCGTGACGGGCACGGCCCCGCCGGTGAAGTCGGTGAGCGTCCTGCCGTGCTCGACCCGGCCCGGGTGCGGGTCGGAGGCGGCGCGGCGGGTCAGCTCGGCGACGGGCAGCGGGAGGTCGGAGGCGACCAGGACGGCGTTGCCGAAGCGCTTGCCGCGCAGCACCGTCGGGTCGGCGACCAGCGCGAGCTGCTCGAAACGGGCGGCGGCGGTGGCGATCTGGCCGCGCAGGTGGGTCAGCGGCGGCCCGTCGGCGAGGTTGGCGGCGTGGACGCCGCCGGGCTTGAGAGCCCTGCGGACGTCGTCGAGGAACTCCGTCGAGGTCAGGTGGGCCGGTGTCCGGGCGCCGCTGAACACGTCGGTGATGACGAGGTCGGCCCAGCCGTCCGGCACCTTGGCGAGTCCCTCGCGGGCGTCGACGGACCGCACCCGGATCCGCGCGTTCGGGTCCAACGGCAGCTCGCGGCGGACCAGTCGCACGAGGGCGGCGTCCCGCTCGACGACCTGCTGGGTGGAGCGGGGCCGGGTGGCGGCGACGTACCGGGCGAGGGTGAGGGCGCCGCCGCCGAGGTGCACGGCGTGCACGGGCCGGCCCGGCGGGGCGACGAGGTCGATGACGTGCCCGAGCCGGCGCTGGTACTCGAAGGACAGGTACGCCGGGTCATCCAGGTCGACGTGCGACTGCGGGGCCCCGTCGATCACGAGGGTCCAGGCCCGGGCCCGCTCACGGTCGGGGATCAGCTCGGCGAGCCCGCCGTCGACACTCTCGACGACGGCTTCTGCACCGGCTCTGCGCCGCCCGCTCCTGGACTTTCCCACGGGCCCATTATCAGGGGCACGCCGTCGAGCAAGGTCCGCTCCGTCCGGACGGTCCCTGGGCGGGCCCGGTGCGGAGGGGGCACGCCATCACGCAGGGCGCCGGCGCCGAGCGGACCGTCCCTGGCGGGCCCGGTGCGGGGGCGCGCCGTCGAGCAGGGCGCTCGCTCCACACGGACCGGCACCGGCGGGCCCGGCACCTTCGGCCCGGCGCCTCACCGGCAGCCGTCCGCCGCCCTGATCGTCCGGGCCGCCTCCCCGAGGGCCCGGCGCAGCACCGCGGGGTCCGTCGCGAGGTCCGCCTCACCGGGCGGGAGCAGCCAGCCCGAGCCCTCCACGGGGGGCTCCGGCGCCAGGGTCAGTCCGCGTCCGTCGGTTCCCGTGCACGTGCTCCCCGGTACGTCCCACGCCGCGGCCGTGCCCGGCGGCACGAGGAAACCCAGGGTGCCGCCCCCGTCGTCGTGCAGGACGGGTCCCACCGCCTCCGCCGTGCCGCGCCGCAGGATGTCGACCGCCTCCAGCCCCTGCCGCGCCGGCACCGTCACCACATCGCAGCCGGCCGCCGGTGTGCTCGGCGGCGTACGAGGATCGTTGATCCGGCTGGTCTCCATCCCGGCCTCCACCACGAAAACCCCTGCTTGGACGAGCGGTCGGGAGTCGGGGGCCTCCCGGTCCGCAGAGTTCAACGCGGGAGGCCGTCAACGGCTACGGCGGAAGTCAGCCGCAAAGGATGGCACTTCATGGCAGATCACGGATGAGATATCCGGTTTGTAGCCAAACCCAACGTGACGACTCCGGCACAGCAGGTACGTTCTTGCTCGCCGGAAACAGGGCGGGCAGTACGAACAACACGTACAAGTCGCCCTGAAACCGGCATGGTTCGTCGGTTCGCACGAGAGGACCCGGCCATGGCGTCGTCAGCGGGGACCTCGTCCCAACCCAACCGGCCGGCACGGCCGAACCTCACCTTCCGGCAGCTGCGCGGACAGCGCTCGCCGTCCGAGTTCGCCGCGGCGATCCGCCGGGCCGGCCTCGAGATCGGCGAGCAGGTCAGCTGTGACGCGCGGTACGTCGGCCGGGTCGAGGCGGGTGAGATCCGCTGCCCCAACTACGCCTACGAACGGGTGTTCCTGCACATGTTCCCGGGTCGCACGCTCACCGACCTCGGGTTCGCGCCCCGCTCGTCGGTACGCGGACGCCGGGCGCGCGACATCGAGGACGCGCCCCTGACGCGCACCACGAACCTCACGAACGTCACGAACGTCACAAGTGAGACCAGCGAGACCAGTGAGACCAGTGGGGCGTCCGAGCCGTATGACACACAGAACCCGTACGACCCGTACCACCCGCACGACACCTACGAGGAGAGCGACGTGCTACGTCGCGCATTCATGACCGGCGGGGGCGCCACGGTGGCCGCCGCCTCGCTGGGGCCCGTGGGCCTCGCCCTCGACGCCGCGGCGGCACAGCGCCCCGTGCGCCGCGCCGGGGCGAGCGACGCGGGTGCCCTGGAAGAAGCCGTCCGCCGGATCCGGCTGCTCGACGACCGGCACGGCGCCGACGGCCTCTACCGCCGCGCGGCGGCCCCGCTGCGTGCCGCCTACGCCCTGCTCGACGCCGGCACGACCCGGCAGACGACGGCGGACCGGCTCTACTCCGGCGCGGGTGAACTGGCCATCTCCGTGGGCTGGCTGGCCCACGACTCGGGACGCTTCGACGACGCCCGCTCCCACTACGCCGAGGCCCTGGCGACCGCCCGGATGACCGGCGACCCGGGGCTGGAGGCGCACGCCTTCTGCAACACGGCGTTCCTCGCGCGCGACGCGGGCCGGCCGCGCGAGGCGGTCCGGGCGGCCCAGGCGGCACAGCGCGTCGCCCGGCCCGTGGGGTCGGCCCGGCTGATGTCGCTGCTCGCGCTGCGCGAGGCGGGCGGCTGGGCCGGCCTCGCCGACCGCGTCGGCTGCGAGCAGGCCCTGGCCCGGGCGCAGGCCCTGTTCGAGCGGGGCCCCTCGGACGCCGACCCCGAGTGGATGAGCTTCTACGGAGAGGCCGAACTGGAGGGCCTGGAGGCGCAGTGCTGGTCCACGCTGGGCGACTGGCCCCGGGCGGCCCGGCACGCGCGGCGGGCGGCGGAACTCCAGGATCCGCACTTCACTCGGAACATCGCCCTGTACACGGCGGAGCTGGCGGACGACCTCGCGCGGGGCGGGCGGCCGGACGAGGCCGCGGTGGCGGGGATGCGGGTGCTGGACCTGCTGGAGGAGGTCCAGTCGTCCCGGATCCAGACGATGCTGGCGGCCACCGCGCGCGTGCTGCTGCCGCACCGCAGGGCTTCGGGGGTGTCGGCGTTCCTGGACCGGCACGCGTCCACGCCCCGGATGACCTGACGCGTACCTAGGCCAGGTGCCCCAGGTCGTTCCAGCTCTCGATCGCCGGCTCCCCGTAGGCCCAGCCGAGCACCGACAGGGACGTCGGGTTCAGCCGTATCCGGGCCGCGAAGTCGAGCGGCAGGCCCAGCCAGCGCGCGCCGATGGAGCGCAGGATGTGGCCGTGGGCGAAGATCAGGACGTCGCGGTCCTCGGAGCGGGCCCAGGAGACGACCTCGTCCGCCCGGGCCGTCACCTCGGCGAGCGTCTCGCCCTCGGGGACGCCGTCGCGCCAGATCAGCCAGCCGGGCCGGACGGCCTGGATGTCCGCCGGCGTCATGCCCTCGTACGCGCCGTAGTCCCACTCCAGCAACGCGTCCCAGGCACGCGCGCGGTCCCCGAAACCGGCCAGTTCGCACGTCTCACGCGCGCGTGCCAGCGGGCTGGTGCGCACCTCGACGCCGGGCAGGCCGTCGTAGGGCGCCCGGTGCAGGCGCTCGCCGAGCAGCTTGGCGCCGCGCCGGCCCTCCTCCAGAAGCGGCACGTCGGTCCTGCCCGTGTGCTTGCCGGACAGGGACCACTCGGTCTGTCCGTGGCGGGCCAGCAGGATGCGCGCAGCCATGGGGAACCTTTCCGGAAGAAAAACGCAAGCGGAACTCCCCCATCATCGCGCACCCTGTTCCCGGGCAACCCGGGGGGCGATCTCTGCGTCTTTGAGGTCCGGAGAGCGCCCCCTGGGCGCGCACGTACGCCGTAAAGTGGCACGACCGGACGGCCGGGCGCCGCGTGACGACGAAGGGGGAGGCGATCGGATGCCGCACACCGAGACACCGGGCACCGAGGCGGCCCCCGCGCGCAGGCTGCGCTGGTGGACCGAGCTGCCGCTGATCCTGCTGGTGTACGCGTGCTACACGGCGGGCCGGCTCCTCGCCCGGGGCGACGTCTCCGGTGCGGTCGACCACGGTCTGGCGCTCCTGCGCTTCGAGAAGGCCCTGTACCTCAACTTCGAGCACCCGCTCAACCGCCTCTTCACGCGCGAGGCCTGGATAGGCATACCGGCGGACTTCTGGTACGCGTCCCTGCACTACCTGGTCACGCCGGCGATCCTCGTCTGGCTCTTCCGCTCCCGGGCCGTGCGCTACCGCGCCGCGCGGACGTGGCTGATGACGTCCACCCTCATCGGCCTGATCGGTTTCACCCTGCTGCCGACCTGCCCGCCCCGGCTCCTCGACGCGAGCCACGGCTTCGTCGACACGATGGCCCAGTACAGCTCCTACGGCTGGTGGGGCGGCGCGGCGAGCGCGCCGCGCGGCATGGGGGGCATGACCAACCAGTACGCGGCCATGCCGAGTCTGCACGTGGGCTGGGCCCTGTGGTGCGGAGTGATGCTGTGGCGCTACGGCGGCACGCGCACGGCGAAGGCGGCCGGTGTCGCCTACCCGCTGATCACGACGATCGTGGTCATGGGCACCGCCAACCACTACTTCCTCGACGCCGTCGCGGGCGCGGCCGTCATGGGCGTCGGACTGCTGCTGGCGCCGGTCGTGATGCGGACGTCGGACCGGGTCAGGGCACAGCTCCTGCCGCGTGTCACGCCGGTCGCGGCGGACTCTTCCGGCGCAGGTTCCCCGATTGTCAGTGCCGGATGCCAGACTTCCGCGGGTGAGCGAATTCCACGGCAGCGCGAGCCGCGGCTCGGAGCGGGAGCCGAGCCGGGTGCCTCCCCCAAGGACGCGGGGGACGGCGCTCCGGCACCGGCTCGCTGAGCTGCGCGGCCCCGACGTACCCCCGAAGGCACTGGACGCGCGCGCCCTGGCGGCCCTGGCCGCCAACCCCGGTTGCGCGCGGCGCGCGATCCTCGACGGCGCCGGGGTGAACAAGACGGCCCTGGCGAGCGCGCTGGGTTCGCCGTCGGCCTTCGGCCAGTCGCAGTTCGCGCTCACGCGGGGCAACGCGTTCGAGGCGAAGGTCAAGGCCGACGGCGGCGCGGAGCTGCTGCGGCTGGTGCACGAGAAGCTGGACCGCTCGGCCGAACCACCCGCCGACGCGCGCGTGCCCGACCTGACCGCGACCGGCCCCCAGGGGCGCACGGCCCGTACGGCGCTGGAGCTGCGCGAGGCCTCGGCGCACCCGGGCGCGTGGACGCTGCTCGACCACCCGATGCTGGCGCTGGACGTCGCGGGCTCCCCCGCGTTCCTGGAGCCGGACGCGGTGGTGGTGCATCCGGACGGCGGCTGGACGGTGGTGGAGATCAAGTCGTTCCCGCTGCTGGACGGTTCGGCGGACCCGGCGAAGGTGGGGGCGGCGGCCCGGCAGGCGGCGGTGTACGTGCTGGCGCTGGAGGAGCTCGCGGCCCGGCTGGACCCGGCCCCGCGCGTGCGGCACCGGATCCTGCTGGTCTGCCCCCGGGACTTCTCCAACCAGCCGGCCGCGTCCGCCGTGGACATCCGCAAGCAGCGCGCGGTGACGGCCCGCCAGCTGGCCCGGCTGACCCGCATCGAGGACATCGCCGACGCGCTCCCCGAGGGCACGTGCTTCTCGCCCGAGCTGCCCGCCGAGGAACTGACGGCCGCCGTGGAGTCGGTCCCGGCGACGTACGCGCCCGAGTGCCTGTCCGCGTGCGAGTTGGCCTTCCACTGCCGGACCCGGTCCCGCGAGACGGGCGCCGTGACCTCGCTCGGCCGCCCGCTGCGGGCGGAACTGGGCGGCCTGACAACCGTCGAGGAGGTCCTCGCGGCCGCCCGCGGTGAGGCGGGCGACCCCGCCGACCCGGCGGTGGCGGCCCTGCGCCGCGCGGCGGCCCTGCGCGCCGAGGCCCTGGAGGCGGCGTGTCGCTGATCTCCACCCTGGCCCGCCTCGAAGCGGTCAGCACGGGCCGCGCCCAGCCCGCCGCCACCGTCCGGCACCGGCACCTGGGCGACCGTCCCCTGGTGTTCGTGCCGCTGATCACCGCCGGTGAGGCCGGTGCCCCGCTCGGCGCGCTGGTCGGCACCGAGCGGGACGCGCCGCGCCTGCTGGTCGTCCCGCAGCCCCGCGACCGCGACCTCAGGTTCGCGTTCCTGGCCGACCTGGCCGACGTGGTGCTGCCCTACGTCGACGCGTACGCGGAGGTCGTCGAGGCCGCCGAGCGCACCGAGACCGACCCGGAGACCGGCAAGCGGGTCAAGGTCGAGGTCGACCTGTGCGCGGACGCGCCGCAGCTGATCGTGCCGAGCCGGGCGGGCATCGACCTGGTGCGGCTGCTCGGGCGGTCGATGCGGTTCCGGCGGACGGCCGAGCAGGACCCGGAGGCCCCGTACCCGGCGCCGCCGCGGGTGCCGCTGCTCGGGCGGTGGCTGACGCACTTCGGGGAGCGGGCCCGGGTGCCCGGCTCCTCGCTGCTGCTGGCGATGACCGACGTCCTCGGCCGGCACTGGGCGACCGGGCAGTCCACGCTGGAGGACCAGCACCTGGGGGCGCTGCTCGCCTGGATCGACCCGCCCGGGGGCATGACCGGCGCCGAGGCCGCGCTGAAGGCCGAGCTGGAGCGGGACGCCCAGGGGCAGCTGATCTGTCCCCCGGCCGGTCCGGCCACCGATCCGGCCTTCGACAACAAGCTCCTCGCCCCGGCCATCGAGCGCTACGACCGCGCCCGCACGGCCCTCGCCGCCGCCGAGGACGGCCTGGAGGCCGACGACCGGCTGGGTGCGCTGACCGCTGCCGAGCGGGAGATCCGCGATCTGGTGCTGAGCCGCACCCGGCCCACCTGGGACGCGGTCTGGCGGGGCCTGGACCTGCTGCGGGAGCTGCCCGAGGGAGCCCACGTCGAGGAGCGGTGGACCCGCGACCGCTGGTCGTTCACCGGCCACCGCGACCGGGTCCTGGCGGGCGAGCCCCCGCAGCCGCGCCGCGACGACGCCGTCACCGCGGCGAACAAGCTCGCGACGCGCGAGCGCGAACAGGCCCGGCTGGAGGCGCAGGAGGCCCTCGACGACCCGCTGGTGATGGCCGGCCGGCGGCTGGCCGGGGAGGCGTTCGCGGGCGAGGTCACCGACGTCGTGATGGCGTACAGCGAGGGCAAGCGGCCCAGCCCGCGCCCCCTGGTCACGGTCCGTACGGACGACCGGCCGCATCTCGGGGAGCGGACGAAGGTGTACCGCTCGCTGGGCGGGAAGCCGCAGTCGGCGGAGTTCGTCACGGACGAGGAGGACGGCGCGTACGTCGTGCTGCGGATCCTCGACAAGATGGGCCGCGGCAAGGAGCCCGAGCCGGGCTCGGTGCCGGAGAAGGGCGACCGGGTCTGCTTCACGCTCTTCGAGCACGAGCAGCGGGGCGGCGCGAAGCTGCCCGACCCGGAGGAGACGCCGTGGACGCACGGCGGGCCGCCCGGCGAGGCGACCCTGGAGGCCGCCGACCCGGTGACCGAGGAGGATGTCCTGTGACCACGGTGTTCGACCCCTCGGCCGCCGCGGCCCAGGCCACCGACGCGATCCTCCACGACACCCTCCACGGCACGGCGCGCGGTGTGGTCGTCGACTCCCCGCCCGGCGCCGGCAAGTCCACGCTGGTGGTCCGCGCGGCGCTGGAACTGGCGGAGGCCGGTCACCCGCTGATGGTGGTCGCGCAGACCAACGCCCAGGTCGACGACCTCGTCCTGCGGCTCGCCGAGAAGAACCCCGAGCTGCCGGTGGGGCGCCTGCACAGCAGTGACGCCGACCCGTACGACAAGGCGCTCGACGGCCTGGAGAACGTACGCAAGTCGGCCAAGGCGGCGGACCTCGCCGGGATGGCCGTGGTGATCTCGACCGCCGCGAAGTGGGCGCACGTCAAGGTCGACGAGCCGTGGCGGCACGCCATCGTCGACGAGGCGTACCAGATGCGCTCGGACGCGCTGCTCGCGGTGGCCGGGCTGTTCGAGCGGGCGCTGTTCGTGGGCGACCCGGGGCAGCTCGACCCCTTCGCGATCGTGGGCAGCGAGCAGTGGGCGGGCCTCTCCTACGACCCGTCGGCCTCGGCGGTGACGACCCTGCTCGCGCACAACCCTGACCTGCCGCAGCACCGCCTGCCGGTCTCCTGGCGGCTCCCGGCCTCCGCGGCGCCCCTGGTCTCGGACGCCTTCTACCCCTACACGCCGTTCCGCAGCGGCACCGGCCACGGCGACCGCGCCCTGTCCTTCGCCGTGCCGTCGGACGGCTCGGGCCCCGACCGGGTGATCGACGAGGCGGCCGCGTCGGGCTGGGGCCTGCTGGAGCTGCCCGCCCGGCACACCCCGCGCACGGACCCGGAGGCGGTACGGGCGGTGGCGACGGTCGTCCGCCGCATGCTGGACCGCGGCGGCGCGGCGACCTCGGAACGCTCGCCCGACCCCTCGCCCCTGACCGCCGACCGGATCGCGGTCGGCACGGCCCACCGGGACCAGGCGGCGGCGGTCCGGACGGCCCTCGCCGACCTCGGCGTCACCGACGTGGTCGTGGACACGGCGAACCGGCTGCAGGGGCGCGAGTACGACGTGACGGTGGTCCTGCACCCCCTCTCCGGCCGCCCCGACGCGACCGCGTTCCACCTGGAGACGGGCCGCCTCTGCGTCCTGGCCTCCCGCCACCGACACGCCTGCGTCGTGGTCTGCCGGGCGGGCGTGACCGACCTCCTGGACGACTATCCGTCGACGGAGCCGGTGCAGCTGGGGACGGTGGTGAAGTTCCCGGACGGCTGGGAGGCCAACCACGCGGTGCTGGCGCATCTCGCGGAACACCGGGTGGCCTGGCGGCCATAGCGAACGCGGGGTGGTGGAGCGGCCGTGTCCACCACCGCGATGCCCA
This genomic stretch from Streptomyces sp. Go-475 harbors:
- a CDS encoding HAMP domain-containing sensor histidine kinase; the protein is MRWALVRVALAVTTMVVLAFAVPLGLVIREMARDRAFSNAEREAAAVAPALSITTDRDQLERVVASAGSDAGMTVHLPAGDGQEALELGRQRAADEDIAAVRKLGRASTTGVPGGSTLLQPVALSTGEIAVVEVYVPQAEVTNGVGTAWAVLAGVGVALVLGSVAVADRLGVRMVRPAKRLVEGARELGEGRLGARVPEEGPTELRLAAVAFNSMADQVVQLLANERELAADLSHRLRTPLTVLRLNTASLGEGPAADQTRSAVEQLEREVDTIIRTAREAKPQTAAAGPGAGCDAAEVVRERMAFWSALAEDEGRKWRVAGADRPVRIPVARADLAAALDALLGNVFRHTPEGTAFAVDLHDGEDAVIVLVSDAGPGISDPEAAMARGRGSGSDGSTGLGLDIVRRLAESTGGDVRIGSSVLGGTEVRIWIQVDARTPAGRGHRQPRRRRPGRLSAAFKHS
- a CDS encoding response regulator transcription factor; this translates as MASVLVVEDDQFVRSALIRHLTDASHTVRSVGTALEALREVAHVRFDVVILDLGLPDLDGSEALKMLRGITDVPVIVATARDDEAEIVRLLNAGADDYLTKPFSVEHLSARMAAVLRRARSGSGEGQPSPVLRVGGLTVDPLRRQAELDGARLDLTRREFDLLAFLARRPGVVVPRKELLAEVWQQSYGDDQTIDVHLSWLRRKLGETAASPRYLHTLRGVGVKLEPPGAEAPR
- a CDS encoding fused MFS/spermidine synthase; its protein translation is MGKSRSGRRRAGAEAVVESVDGGLAELIPDRERARAWTLVIDGAPQSHVDLDDPAYLSFEYQRRLGHVIDLVAPPGRPVHAVHLGGGALTLARYVAATRPRSTQQVVERDAALVRLVRRELPLDPNARIRVRSVDAREGLAKVPDGWADLVITDVFSGARTPAHLTSTEFLDDVRRALKPGGVHAANLADGPPLTHLRGQIATAAARFEQLALVADPTVLRGKRFGNAVLVASDLPLPVAELTRRAASDPHPGRVEHGRTLTDFTGGAVPVTDLAAVASPAPPASAFT
- a CDS encoding histidine phosphatase family protein, which encodes MAARILLARHGQTEWSLSGKHTGRTDVPLLEEGRRGAKLLGERLHRAPYDGLPGVEVRTSPLARARETCELAGFGDRARAWDALLEWDYGAYEGMTPADIQAVRPGWLIWRDGVPEGETLAEVTARADEVVSWARSEDRDVLIFAHGHILRSIGARWLGLPLDFAARIRLNPTSLSVLGWAYGEPAIESWNDLGHLA
- a CDS encoding phosphatase PAP2 family protein — translated: MPHTETPGTEAAPARRLRWWTELPLILLVYACYTAGRLLARGDVSGAVDHGLALLRFEKALYLNFEHPLNRLFTREAWIGIPADFWYASLHYLVTPAILVWLFRSRAVRYRAARTWLMTSTLIGLIGFTLLPTCPPRLLDASHGFVDTMAQYSSYGWWGGAASAPRGMGGMTNQYAAMPSLHVGWALWCGVMLWRYGGTRTAKAAGVAYPLITTIVVMGTANHYFLDAVAGAAVMGVGLLLAPVVMRTSDRVRAQLLPRVTPVAADSSGAGSPIVSAGCQTSAGERIPRQREPRLGAGAEPGASPKDAGDGAPAPAR
- a CDS encoding AAA family ATPase, with amino-acid sequence MTTVFDPSAAAAQATDAILHDTLHGTARGVVVDSPPGAGKSTLVVRAALELAEAGHPLMVVAQTNAQVDDLVLRLAEKNPELPVGRLHSSDADPYDKALDGLENVRKSAKAADLAGMAVVISTAAKWAHVKVDEPWRHAIVDEAYQMRSDALLAVAGLFERALFVGDPGQLDPFAIVGSEQWAGLSYDPSASAVTTLLAHNPDLPQHRLPVSWRLPASAAPLVSDAFYPYTPFRSGTGHGDRALSFAVPSDGSGPDRVIDEAAASGWGLLELPARHTPRTDPEAVRAVATVVRRMLDRGGAATSERSPDPSPLTADRIAVGTAHRDQAAAVRTALADLGVTDVVVDTANRLQGREYDVTVVLHPLSGRPDATAFHLETGRLCVLASRHRHACVVVCRAGVTDLLDDYPSTEPVQLGTVVKFPDGWEANHAVLAHLAEHRVAWRP